The following are from one region of the Nicotiana tomentosiformis chromosome 7, ASM39032v3, whole genome shotgun sequence genome:
- the LOC104111692 gene encoding ABC transporter G family member 10-like, producing MELPVTAPDSGGRNKISYTIETRNLSYALPSLYDEFSWVFCCNIPKNSQKFIIKDVNCEARPGQITAIAGPSGAGKTTLLEILAGKISPTKVTGQVLVNGHPVNAKCFRRLSGYVTQEDALFPLLTVEETLMYSALLRLPGGKKEAANRVGVLIKELGLEHVASSRVGEGSNMGISGGERRRVSIGVELVHDPAVILIDEPTSGLDSASALHVISLLQLMVANQGKTIVLTIHQPGFRILELFDRLVLLSNGCVLHNGSLKYLEERIKFSGLQIPPHINVLEFAIDVTGSIVIQTSETPNIHFYLKDHGEKKESLRVDDEGITISNHNDIVEKCPFYSNSHIEEILMLGGRFCKNIFRTKQLFATRIIQALVAGFILGSIFMNVDNNLGQVALQTRLGFFAFSLTFLLSSMTEGLPIFLQERRIFMRETSRGAYRVSSYVVANTFVFLPFLLMVGLLYTVPVYWLVGLRRNMDGFLYFAMVVWMVVLMSNSFTACFSALVPNFIMGTSIIAGLMGSFFLFSGYFLSKEKIPNYWIFMHYLSLFKYPFECFLINEYGGKGGKRCLESERGECKLFANDFLKQQDLKESQKWSNLAVMLCFILGYRVLCYLILWYRCYRTRS from the coding sequence ATGGAACTTCCGGTTACAGCACCGGATTCCGGTGGCCGGAATAAAATTTCTTATACCATAGAAACCAGAAATCTTTCCTACGCACTCCCTAGTTTATATGATGAATTCAGTTGGGTTTTTTGCTGCAACATTCCTAAGAATTCCCAGAAGTTCATCATTAAGGATGTAAATTGTGAAGCAAGGCCAGGACAGATTACAGCTATTGCTGGTCCTAGTGGGGCTGGTAAAACAACACTGCTAGAAATTCTTGCAGGGAAAATATCACCAACAAAAGTCACTGGCCAGGTACTAGTTAATGGTCATCCTGTGAATGCCAAATGTTTTCGAAGATTATCGGGGTATGTCACCCAAGAAGATGCTTTGTTTCCTCTGCTTACAGTTGAAGAAACACTCATGTATAGTGCTCTTCTGAGGCTACCAGGTGGGAAAAAAGAGGCTGCAAATAGAGTTGGAGTGCTGATCAAGGAGCTTGGTTTGGAACATGTAGCTAGTTCCAGAGTTGGGGAAGGATCTAACATGGGAATTTCAGGTGGTGAAAGGCGTAGGGTTTCGATTGGAGTTGAACTAGTACATGACCCTGCTGTGATTCTCATTGATGAACCAACTTCTGGGCTGGATTCAGCATCAGCACTTCATGTCATATCACTCCTACAGCTGATGGTGGCTAATCAAGGTAAGACAATTGTCTTGACTATCCACCAACCTGGTTTTCGGATTCTTGAACTGTTTGATCGACTTGTTTTGCTGTCAAATGGTTGTGTTCTTCACAATGGTTCACTGAAATACCTAGAAGAGAGGATCAAGTTTTCGGGTCTCCAAATTCCACCCCACATCAATGTGCTTGAATTTGCCATTGATGTCACAGGAAGCATAGTAATTCAAACTTCTGAAACTCCCAATATCCATTTCTATCTCAAGGATCATGGTGAAAAAAAGGAAAGCCTAAGGGTAGATGATGAGGGAATTACAATTTCCAACCACAATGACATTGTAGAGAAGTGTCCTTTCTACTCAAATTCTCACATTGAAGAGATTTTAATGCTGGGAGGAAGATTTTGCAAGAACATATTCAGAACCAAGCAACTTTTTGCAACCAGAATAATACAAGCATTGGTAGCAGGCTTTATATTGGGGTCAATATTCATGAATGTTGATAACAATCTAGGGCAGGTTGCTTTACAGACCAGACTAGGATTCTTCGCGTTCAGTCTAACATTCTTGCTCTCCTCCATGACAGAAGGCTTGCCCATTTTCCTGCAAGAGAGAAGGATCTTTATGAGGGAGACTTCAAGAGGAGCATACAGAGTATCCTCTTATGTTGTGGCTAACACCTTTGTCTTCCTTCCTTTCCTCTTAATGGTTGGCCTTCTCTACACAGTCCCAGTTTACTGGCTCGTTGGTCTGAGGCGAAACATGGATGGGTTCCTCTACTTTGCTATGGTGGTTTGGATGGTTGTCTTAATGTCAAATTCTTTCACTGCATGTTTCAGTGCACTTGTGCCAAATTTCATAATGGGAACATCTATTATTGCTGGCTTGATGGGGTCTTTCTTTCTGTTCTCAGGCTATTTCCTTTCAAAAGAGAAGATACCTAATTACTGGATATTCATGCATTACTTAAGTCTGTTTAAGTACCCATTTGAGTGCTTCTTGATAAATGAGTATGGAGGCAAGGGAGGGAAAAGATGTTTAGAAAGTGAAAGAGGAGAATGCAAGTTGTTTGCAAATGACTTCTTGAAACAGCAAGACCTCAAAGAGTCACAGAAATGGAGCAACTTAGCTGTGATGCTGTGTTTCATCTTAGGTTACAGAGTCCTCTGTTACCTAATTTTATGGTACAGATGTTACAGAACCAGAAGTTAG
- the LOC104111691 gene encoding cold-responsive protein kinase 1-like isoform X1 — protein MACNQNQALPLPKSKKDFLSLLFIPPTPFCCWLVAASTSLAAEFFVFLCVDSNSKSGVKMTCFGLCLRGIASPTHNNLTEIDEEISTIENARVYHYKELQAATEDFCPVNKIGKGGFGSVYKGRLKDGRLAAIKVLSVESKQGVKEFLTEIKVISNIEHENLVKLYGCCAEGDHRILVYGYLENNSLAQTLLGGAHSSLQFSWKTRTKICIGVARGLAFLHEEVQPYIVHRDIKASNILLDRDLTPKISDFGLAKLIPADMTHVSTRVAGTLGYLAPEYAIRGQLTRKADVYSFGILLLEIVSGRCNTNKRLPIEQQYLLERAWKLYKKGELIELVDTSLGDDFNVDEACRFLKVSLLCTQVMPKSRPSMSTVVKLLIGEMEVDAEEISEPGMLSDLLSLRSNKNTSSDSLSAGSGKQVDSSSSMNTTMTHGTMTFTSINDRNS, from the exons ATGGCCTGCAATCAAAACCAAGCTCTTCCTCTCCCAAAGTCAAAAAAAGACTTTCTCTCTCTACTCTTCATTCCGCCCACGCCTTTCTGCTGCTGGCTGGTGGCTGCTTCAACAA GCTTGGCAGCAGAGTTCTTCGTTTTTCTGTGTGTTGACTCTAACAGCAAAAGTGGTGTAAAAATGACTTGTTTTGGTCTCTGCCTAAGAGGGATTGCATCTCCAACACACAACAATCTAACAGAAATTGATGAAg AAATTTCAACCATTGAGAACGCAAGGGTGTATCATTACAAGGAATTGCAGGCTGCAACAGAAGATTTTTGCCCTGTAAACAAAATAGGCAAAGGAGGGTTTGGCTCTGTATACAAG GGGAGGCTAAAAGATGGAAGATTGGCTGCTATTAAGGTACTTTCTGTTGAATCGAAACAAGGTGTGAAGGAGTTTTTGACAGAAATAAAGGTGATCTCAAACATAGAACATGAAAACCTGGTGAAATTGTATGGCTGTTGTGCGGAAGGGGATCATAGAATATTGGTGTATGGCTACCTGGAAAACAATAGTCTTGCTCAAACTCTGCTTG GTGGTGCCCATAGTAGCCTCCAGTTTAGCTGGAAAACCCGAACTAAAATATGCATTGGTGTTGCACGAGGACTTGCATTCCTCCATGAAGAAGTCCAGCCTTATATAGTTCATAGAGACATTAAAGCAAGTAACATCCTTCTCGACAGAGACCTGACCCCAAAGATCTCAGACTTTGGTCTTGCTAAGCTTATTCCAGCTGATATGACCCATGTTAGCACTCGTGTGGCAGGAACTTT AGGTTATTTGGCCCCTGAGTATGCCATCAGAGGGCAGTTGACCCGGAAAGCAGATGTATACAGTTTTGGGATTCTCCTTTTGGAAATCGTTAGTGGAAGATGCAACACAAACAAGCGGTTACCTATTGAACAACAATATCTACTTGAACGG GCATGGAAACTGTACAAGAAGGGGGAGCTCATTGAATTGGTAGATACGTCATTGGGAGACGACTTCAATGTTGATGAGGCTTGCAGATTCTTGAAGGTGTCTCTCTTATGCACCCAAGTCATGCCCAAGAGCCGGCCATCGATGTCCACTGTTGTGAAATTGCTGATTGGTGAGATGGAAGTGGATGCCGAAGAGATATCTGAACCAGGCATGTTATCAGACCTACTGAGTCTCAGGAGTAACAAGAATACCTCATCAGACTCACTGTCTGCTGGCTCAGGAAAACAAGTTGATTCCTCTTCATCTATGAACACAACAATGACACATGGAACTATGACTTTCACATCAATAAATGACCGAAATAGCTGA
- the LOC104111691 gene encoding cold-responsive protein kinase 1-like isoform X2, which yields MTCFGLCLRGIASPTHNNLTEIDEEISTIENARVYHYKELQAATEDFCPVNKIGKGGFGSVYKGRLKDGRLAAIKVLSVESKQGVKEFLTEIKVISNIEHENLVKLYGCCAEGDHRILVYGYLENNSLAQTLLGGAHSSLQFSWKTRTKICIGVARGLAFLHEEVQPYIVHRDIKASNILLDRDLTPKISDFGLAKLIPADMTHVSTRVAGTLGYLAPEYAIRGQLTRKADVYSFGILLLEIVSGRCNTNKRLPIEQQYLLERAWKLYKKGELIELVDTSLGDDFNVDEACRFLKVSLLCTQVMPKSRPSMSTVVKLLIGEMEVDAEEISEPGMLSDLLSLRSNKNTSSDSLSAGSGKQVDSSSSMNTTMTHGTMTFTSINDRNS from the exons ATGACTTGTTTTGGTCTCTGCCTAAGAGGGATTGCATCTCCAACACACAACAATCTAACAGAAATTGATGAAg AAATTTCAACCATTGAGAACGCAAGGGTGTATCATTACAAGGAATTGCAGGCTGCAACAGAAGATTTTTGCCCTGTAAACAAAATAGGCAAAGGAGGGTTTGGCTCTGTATACAAG GGGAGGCTAAAAGATGGAAGATTGGCTGCTATTAAGGTACTTTCTGTTGAATCGAAACAAGGTGTGAAGGAGTTTTTGACAGAAATAAAGGTGATCTCAAACATAGAACATGAAAACCTGGTGAAATTGTATGGCTGTTGTGCGGAAGGGGATCATAGAATATTGGTGTATGGCTACCTGGAAAACAATAGTCTTGCTCAAACTCTGCTTG GTGGTGCCCATAGTAGCCTCCAGTTTAGCTGGAAAACCCGAACTAAAATATGCATTGGTGTTGCACGAGGACTTGCATTCCTCCATGAAGAAGTCCAGCCTTATATAGTTCATAGAGACATTAAAGCAAGTAACATCCTTCTCGACAGAGACCTGACCCCAAAGATCTCAGACTTTGGTCTTGCTAAGCTTATTCCAGCTGATATGACCCATGTTAGCACTCGTGTGGCAGGAACTTT AGGTTATTTGGCCCCTGAGTATGCCATCAGAGGGCAGTTGACCCGGAAAGCAGATGTATACAGTTTTGGGATTCTCCTTTTGGAAATCGTTAGTGGAAGATGCAACACAAACAAGCGGTTACCTATTGAACAACAATATCTACTTGAACGG GCATGGAAACTGTACAAGAAGGGGGAGCTCATTGAATTGGTAGATACGTCATTGGGAGACGACTTCAATGTTGATGAGGCTTGCAGATTCTTGAAGGTGTCTCTCTTATGCACCCAAGTCATGCCCAAGAGCCGGCCATCGATGTCCACTGTTGTGAAATTGCTGATTGGTGAGATGGAAGTGGATGCCGAAGAGATATCTGAACCAGGCATGTTATCAGACCTACTGAGTCTCAGGAGTAACAAGAATACCTCATCAGACTCACTGTCTGCTGGCTCAGGAAAACAAGTTGATTCCTCTTCATCTATGAACACAACAATGACACATGGAACTATGACTTTCACATCAATAAATGACCGAAATAGCTGA